The Echinicola rosea genome has a segment encoding these proteins:
- a CDS encoding RagB/SusD family nutrient uptake outer membrane protein: MKFTYKTFQYILTAGILSTGLYSCLDLDEEVYSEVVASNFQPTEKDIPSIIAPVYGSFRGLMMGWQGYLDTQEESADCIITPARPNGWYDGGTYLRMHQHNWTSLQWQPTNIWQTAYRSITTANRVISQIDEGEIPITDGREAVIAELRATRAFAYYLLLDNHGNVPIVTDFKDVSLPEQKSRQEVYDFVVSELQEAMPLLSEDANSTYGQLNKWGVQTLLAKIYLNAEVYTGNPEWEKCIAACDAVINGNGGYELDDNYSDVFNWENHTSPEIIFAVPYDEIYGTGNIVHMKTLDPLSRFVYDMQAGPWGGNCAVPQFIDTYDPEDGRLDDTWIMGPQYSASTGEMVIDYQKEVPSMDGTASNDGFRIGKYAIKQGATGALDNDYPMFRYADVLLMKAEALLRTGSADEAANLVTQVRERAFRDTDPSKAQVTGTELMQGSSYTYGIQNEDGSVEGTGGADIPYGRLLDELGWEFAAEAHRRQDLIRFGVFQTKSWFNHSPHSQAETRTIFPIPNDEINKNPNLTQNPGYAN, translated from the coding sequence ATGAAATTTACCTATAAAACATTCCAGTATATTCTGACCGCTGGAATTTTATCTACAGGCTTATATTCCTGCTTGGATTTGGACGAGGAAGTGTATTCAGAAGTAGTGGCCAGCAATTTTCAGCCCACTGAAAAAGATATTCCTTCGATCATTGCCCCCGTATATGGATCTTTTAGAGGCTTGATGATGGGATGGCAGGGATATCTGGATACCCAAGAAGAATCGGCTGATTGCATCATTACTCCGGCCCGGCCAAATGGTTGGTACGATGGAGGAACCTATCTTCGGATGCACCAGCACAATTGGACCTCTTTGCAGTGGCAGCCCACCAATATCTGGCAAACTGCCTATCGCAGTATCACCACTGCCAATCGGGTGATATCGCAAATTGATGAGGGCGAAATCCCCATTACCGATGGAAGGGAAGCGGTGATCGCCGAATTACGCGCTACGAGAGCATTTGCCTATTATTTACTATTGGACAATCATGGTAATGTGCCCATTGTGACGGACTTTAAGGATGTTTCCTTACCCGAGCAGAAAAGCCGACAGGAAGTGTATGACTTTGTGGTGAGTGAACTTCAGGAAGCCATGCCATTGCTCAGCGAAGATGCGAATTCCACTTACGGGCAGTTGAACAAATGGGGCGTACAGACGCTTTTGGCCAAAATATACCTCAATGCAGAAGTTTATACCGGGAACCCTGAATGGGAAAAATGCATCGCGGCATGTGATGCCGTGATCAATGGGAATGGAGGATACGAATTGGACGACAATTATTCCGATGTCTTCAATTGGGAAAACCATACTTCACCAGAGATCATTTTTGCGGTGCCTTATGATGAAATATACGGAACCGGTAATATCGTCCACATGAAAACATTGGATCCCCTCAGTAGGTTTGTGTATGACATGCAAGCCGGACCGTGGGGAGGAAATTGCGCTGTGCCGCAATTTATCGATACCTATGATCCAGAAGACGGGAGACTTGACGATACTTGGATCATGGGGCCGCAGTACAGTGCATCCACAGGTGAAATGGTCATCGACTACCAAAAAGAAGTCCCCAGCATGGATGGTACCGCCTCCAATGACGGTTTTCGAATAGGAAAGTATGCCATTAAACAGGGAGCCACGGGGGCCTTGGACAATGACTACCCCATGTTTCGATATGCAGATGTGCTGTTGATGAAAGCCGAAGCACTTCTGCGCACGGGAAGTGCGGATGAAGCCGCCAACTTGGTGACCCAAGTGCGGGAAAGGGCCTTCAGGGATACCGATCCTTCCAAGGCCCAAGTGACCGGAACTGAATTGATGCAAGGTAGTAGCTATACCTATGGTATTCAAAATGAGGATGGATCAGTAGAAGGCACGGGTGGCGCTGATATCCCATATGGAAGGCTGCTGGATGAATTGGGCTGGGAATTTGCCGCTGAGGCACACCGCAGACAGGACCTCATTCGCTTTGGTGTATTTCAAACCAAAAGCTGGTTTAACCACAGTCCCCATTCGCAAGCTGAAACCAGGACCATATTTCCGATTCCTAATGATGAGATCAATAAAAACCCCAATTTGACACAAAATCCGGGGTATGCGAATTAA